Within the Thiohalobacter sp. IOR34 genome, the region GTCGTGTTGCATCCCTATGTGGTGGACGACAGGGAAGGGGCGGTCGATTTCAGCCTGAATTATTGCCCCTGCACCAGTTCCTTGCTTCCACCTGCCTCCTACAAGCGGGAGCAATATTCTCCGCTGCTTCTGTTCGGCGATTACGTCTATGCTGAAACCTTCAAACCAGTAAAGAACTTTCGGGTGTCTGCGGTCACGCTGGATTCATTGGCGCGGAGGAGAGGCTTCGGCATCGATTTCCTGTCCATCGATACCCAAGGGACTGAGGATCGCGTACTGTCCGGCGCCGAGCAGCAACTGAAAAAGAACGTGGTCGCCGTTCTGTGCGAGGTGGAGATGCACGAGTTGTATGCCGGCCAGGCGCTGTTCGGTGACCTGCTTTCGGCGATGCGCCGGCGCGGGTTTCATTTCATGCGTTTTTTCATGCGCGAGGCGCGGGTCAATTTCTATAGGGCCGGAATCGGTTTCCGTGGAGACGGGATGATGATGGCAGCCGATGCCCTGTTCTTCAAGGATGTGGATCACCTGGAGGATACGGCAGAACATCCAGCCGCGAGCCTGCTCAAGCTGGCATTCGTGGCCCTGTCGTTTGGATATGTCGAATACGCGCTCGATTGTCTGGAACGCGTCTTCGGGGAAGAAGGTTCGCATCCGGTGGGTGAAGGGGAGGTTCCAGAATATGTGGATTTTCTCGCCAGGGTTTGGGGCCTGTACAGGGAATCCGCGTACATTCCTCTGCCCTCGTTCGCCCAGCTGTATACCTTCGAGGAGGCTCTGCGAAGATTCGAGCCGGACAATCCGCATCCGTGGACGACCTTCGACCGGGACAGGGTGTTGGGGGATTATTTCTCAAAAGTGGACGTGGGGAGGTTCCTGGAATCTTTTCCCCAACTGCTGGAGCAGCAGGATACGGCTTTCGAGGAGCTGTTGCGCGGGCATGGGATGGAGTCGGTCGCCGACCTGGTCAAGGACAAGCGGGTCAGGCAGGCGCATATGATCGTGGAGAGCCTCGGATTGGGAGAGAAAGCGGCGGATGGCTATCGGCTGCGGATCAGCGAGGCGCTCTCGCGCCTCGGGATACAGGGCGGGTAATGCGGATGCGCGCTTATGCATGTGATTGGCCTGGCCGACTCTGAATGCTCACCTCAGTCTGCGCGGTAAAGATTGGACCTACAGCCGAGAAGAGCAGGGATGTCCAAGGTTGTGCGCCATTTCCATGATGGTTCAAAGAGGGCGCGCTGCTGTTGTCGGCGGGGACACGTTGGAGGAAGGAACGATTGATCTTGAGCGCGTCGATGGGGCTAGCCGCAGAATGACTGTGGCGGCGACTTGAACCGCCACGGGTTTACCGGAGGCTCTATTTTCTTGAGAGGATAGAGGGCCTGTGAGAGCGAGCGCTTGTGAGTAACCTGCCTGAACTGCAATCGCCCAGCTACATTCTGTCGACGCCCCTGGGGATCCAGCGCTTCGCGCTGGGCCTGTTCCTGGCCGCGGCAGGCGGAACGATTCTGTGGCTGGCCGGCGTGTATCTTCATGGCGAAATGGGTACCCCGCACTGGATCGCGGGCGGGATTGCCATTCTTCTGGTCCTCGTTCTGGCGCAACCCCGTGCATGGAGGCCTTGGGTCAGTTTCGCAGCGGACCGTCGTGGCCTCTACATCCGCTGGCCGGACTATAGCGGCTTTCTGTTCGTGCCCTGGGAAGACGTGGGGGAGACCGAGGTCGGATGGACCACGGGAATGACGGGCGGACATGGCATCCTCGGTGTCCGCATCCGCCTCTGCCTAGACGAAGCAGACTGGAAGAGGCTCACCGGAATGCGTTCGCTGTTGTTTATGCAGCCGGACGAGCAGGGTTGGGGTCGCATCAACATCGGAAACAGCACGCGTGATCCTTGCCGGATACAGGTACGAATCGAGGAGATCCGCGCGCACGCCACCCCTGAAGCCATAACGGACTGACATGCCCTCGATTGCCGTTCATGCGCCTCACATTCAAACTGACGGTTGTAACCGCCAATGACGGGGAACTTTCAAGCGCGTGGGGTTGAAACTGGAAAGTGGTTGGAAGTCGTTGCTGCAAACAGGATGTGTTTCTCTGCCACAGGGAGCCTGTGGGTGCCGGCAGCGGCCCCCTACACCGAACACGGCTATCAACCCGCTACCGAACAACCAAACTGCCCCTGGCAGCGGCACCTCGCTGACATCGACACTGTAATCGAGTTGGATACCTTCATCCACGGCGATAATAGTGGCTTGTAGGCCGCTGCCGAAATCCGCATTCGCCCAGGTATTGTGGTCGTTTGCATTGACGTCGACGCTCAACAGACCCTCTACCCAGATTTCCGCACCTACCGGGGCATAAAATTCAAGCGCCAATAGACCTGTACTGAAGAAAAGATCCTGAACAGCACCCGTGGCAGTTGTGGTCACCGAGTCGGAACCTGAGCGCCCATTGGCGCCAGTATCCCACCACCAGTTGTATATATATCTTTCATTTGTAGAATCCAGGGCCTCCCTAGAGGAGAAGGCCCTGGTAGAGAAATAGGCCAGCGAAGAAACCCCTCTGAGTGATGACACATCGGAATAAGCACCATACAGGGACAAACCCAAAGGAACTTTTCCCTCATGCACGATGAAACCGGCCTGCATCATTGCATCGTTGTTGGTCGCGGCCAGATTACCCAACGAATCGATCAGAGCGCCATTGCTGAGCACTCCATCCAGCTGCAAATCGAGACGCAGGCGCGCGGGATCGCCCGCCTGCAACTCGCTACTACCAGCCCCTACACGCAGGCGCCCTTCGAACTTGCTCGCGAACGCCCCGGCCGCCATCGAATCGGCGGTAGCAGTCATCCCCAGCGACATGTTCGCTGCGTTCGCATAGCCATTTACAGAAATGCCGGAATATGTATCGCCATAAGTATCGGTGTAACTGACATAGGGGCGGCTGGCATCGTAGTCTTGATAATTTCCAAGAGTGCTGTCCACCTCGATACCTGTCCCCGCCACGACCGGGGTCGAGGCCCCACTGGTCAATCCGAAAAGAAAAACCAGCCCCCCTGCTCGCTGCACGAAGATATTCATGTCTTTCGATCCTTTCGCGGTTTGCATTCGACTTACTATTAACCCGGTAACTAAATATGCCGTGTTCAGCTGCCGTGTGCCTGCCTGCGGCAAGGTTCGATAACGCCGTCCGCAGGCCGGCATACGGCGGCCGAACCCGTTGAATCATAGAATGGACGGCTTCAGGCCTGTCCCGGTCCAGCGTTCCGGCCCTTGACAAGGAGACCAACCCTTGCAGGCAGGCCCCGCCTTGTACCGGAACAGGCCTGAAGCCCTGAACACGGCATATTTGGTTGCCAGGTTAATAATATATGCAGAATAGTCCGAATTCATCCGTCCGCCACGATATACCGACATTCGGGATGATGGAGGAATCCCCGCACGACACTGGTCAATCGTTGAAGACTGCGCAATGCAGACAGTACCAGACGCTTGAGCTGTTCAGGGTCCGTGATGGCCTGCTTGCAGATCCGGTGGTTCTTGGCATGACTCCAGACCCGATCGATGGGACTGACTTCGGGTAAATATGGCGGCAGGAAACAGAGATCCAGACGACCTTCCGTACCCTCGACAAACTTCCTGACCGCCCGGCTGCGATGAACCGGGTGCCCATCAACGACAAGAAAGACCGGCCGTTGCACGTCATGGAGAAGACGCTTGAGAAACTCGATGAAGCGCTGAGCATTCAGGCCCGGAACAGGGGACGCTGTGGCGACAGGCCCAGTGACGGAGCAGCCTGGAAATGCTCCACCGGCTGAGCCGGATGCCGAGTTCCTGCTGAATGAGCTTGGCAAGCAACTTCAGTGTCCAGAGCGCAAAAGGAAACTTTCACCGCGTGGGTTGGTCGTGGGTCAAGGTGCGATAAAGCAGATCAATAGCCTTGGCATCGAGCTTGGGCTCCCGACCGTCCCGCTTCCCGGCATCCAAGGCATCCCATCCACCCGAGCGGTACAGTGCCAGCCAATGGAACAGCGCTGTGCGGGATACGCCCATGCTGTGCACTACATCCATGATGGGTACGCATTCTTGTACCCGCGCAACAGCTTGGCGTCTGAATTGGGTGAGTTTCTGATGGGGCAGTCTGCGCAGGTCGGTCTTCTTTGGCATGAGGCCAGTCTACTCGGTTCTGACAATTATGCACATCTTAGTAATAAAAAGGGGGCGACCCGCATGGGCGCCCCCTTTTTATTTCGTCATCCACTCATGCGCGGCTCACGACTGCTTTCGCTGGCGACGTGCGATACCCAGCATCCCGAGCAGCCCGGAACCGAACAGCCAGAAGGCCGCCGGGACCGGCACGGCGGAGACGGCATCGTTCATCGCCTGCAGACCCAGGCCGATCGAGGTGTCGACCCGATACTGGAATCCGTCCTGCAGACCGAACAGCATGAAGCTGACGTTGTCGGTGCCGGTGACATCGTTGGCGAAGAGAAAATCGATGTACTCGCCCGCCGTCGGGGCATAGCCCTCGATGAAATGCAGATTGACGGTGGTGCCCGGTGCGAAGCTCACGTTGCCCCAGACATCCAGCACATCCTGGTCGCTGTAGCCGACCTCGATGTCAAGGGTGCCGCCGAGGATCTCCAGGTCGCCGAAGATGTTGAGCGTGCCCGGGGAGTTGCCAGGCGCGATGGTGCCGCCGTCGAGCTGCACGTTGCCGATGATGGAGCCGTCGCCGTCGAGCAGGCCGCCCTCGTTGACGATCAGGGTACCGCCCACGTACACCTGCCCGCCGCTGCGGACGGTGAGGTGACCGTCCCCGGGAGCCAGCAGCACCTCGTTCGACGCGATGTCCAGGTTGGCGACATTCTCGGACACGATGAGGTCGCCATCGACGGTAAGATAGGAACCGGTCTCGACGAGTACCTCGCCCGAGGCGCCGGTCGAAATCCACTGGTAGCCGCCCGAGCCGTCTGGCACCACATCGACGAATTCCTTGTAGCCTCCGATGCGCAGGCTGCGCGACAGGTAGACATCACTGGTCCCGGCGACACGCAGCCGTGCGGTCGTGTTCGCCGCGCCCACGCGCATCGACATCACGCCGCGGGGATCGATTGGCGTGAAGGTGTCGATCACCCCTACGGGTTCGTCCTGTGCCAGGACTGCCCCGTCGAGGACCTCGATGGTGCCACGGTTATGAACGTTTACCTCGAACAGCGCCAGGCTGTTTGTCCCGGTGACGGTCAGGCGGTCGCCCTTCTGGAGGTTGATGTCGCCGGGATTATAGGGATCACCGGGCGTGAAGATGCCGTCATAGACGCCGCGCGCCTGCATCATCGCCCCTCCCGAGACGGTCAGCGAGCGCCCCGCGCCGGGTGCTTCGCCGGAGAACAAGATCGGTCCAGCCGTGGTTTCGAGCAGGGAGTACGGGCCGTCGACGAGAATGTCCGCATCGACCGTGGCCGCGGAACCGAGCTGGACCTCGGCGGCAGTGATCCGTCCACCGTTGGTGATGTCGATCCGGCTGTTGCCGCCGATACCGACCGCTACCCGGTTATCGAAGATGACATTGGCGGAATCCGCGGTGCCGTCGCCGACCACGCGCAGGAAGCCGGCGCCATTGCCGGTGGTCAGGCTGGCGCCGATCTGCGAGTTTCCGTACACCTCCAGGGTGTCGACGACGTTGTCGGCATTGACCTCGAGGCTGCCGTCCTGGCCCTCGTAGCCGACATAGAGATAACTCACGGAGACGGAAGGGGAGGTGCCGAGGACCAAGGCCAGACCGGGAGGATACACCTTTGTCAGGCCCTGCCCGTCGGGATCGACGATGATGTCGGCTGTGGCAGTGCCGGCGAAGCCGGCAGCCACCAGGGCGGCACCGGCCAATTTTGCAATTTTCGGTTTCATTTTGACTCCTTCCGTCCCGCTCACGCAGGGATCCGGTTTTTTTGTATGTGTTAGGAAGAAAACGCCCTTGATTTACAGGCAATTTTGATTCCAACTAAAAATTAAATCATAATGCATTGTTTATTGGTTGTTTTTTTGCGCATAACGCGCTTTTGCTTCAACGGCCTGATGAACCTGAATGTAAACCATCTCGACACCGTTCAGGGCAATACAAAGAATGCATCTTATTGATATACAGATACTTACAAGGGCCTGGAAAATTGAGCAGCGTCATAATTTTTTACAGGAAGTAGCCGTGAGCAGGCGGTTGAAAACATAGAGTGAAGGGGTGGTGAAGGGGGCAGGACTCACATTCCAGCATGCTCCCCGTCTGTGCTCTCCGGGAGGCGGCTGCCGCTGACGCCGGATGGCAATGTGCGCGATCAAGTCAAGACGCCGTACCGGGACGGGCGTGTTCTCAATATCTTGATCCGGCCTCCGTGTCACCGCTCCCGTGTTAGGTTGCTCCGGGGACTGGGCGGTTGCGGCATACAGGGTGGCGGTGTCGGGCTTTTTTGCATTAAAGTGGTGGTCTGGTTCGTCGGTGTACGCATAATATTCCGGACACTAGTGGCCGAGTTTGTATAATTCCGACTGTAAACAAAAAACAAGAATAGAGGAGTCAACAAGAATGGCAATTCCACGCTCAAGGGGGCTGCTGCTCGCCGCTTTGGCCGGTCTGGCATTTTCTTCAACAGCGAATGCGGTTCTGCTGGGGCGCCTGCCCCTGACGCCCGGCGGTACCGATTACCAGGCCTACTACGACACCACGCTGGACATCACCTGGCTGGCCACTGCCAACCTCGCGAAGACCAACACGTTTGGCCTTCCTTATAATACCGACCTCGGTGATCACCCTGCGGACAGCTATGCCTCGTCATACCCCGAGATCATTTATTCCAGTGGCGGCATGACATGGGGGGGCGCCCTGCACTGGATCGATGCAATGAACGCCGATGGTGGCACGGGATATCTGGGATACAACGACTGGCGATTGCCGATGATGATGGATACCGGTTCGATTGGCTGTGACAACGCCTATACCGGTACTGACTGTGGTTTCAATGTACAAACCGGCAGCGCGGACACTGCGGTTTACAGCGAGCTGGCCAGCTTGTGGTATGACACGTTGGGCAATACCGCAATGTACGATACCCAGGGGACGTACCTCGGGTGTCCCGGGGCAACGTACTGTTTGAGCAATACAGGACCCTTCAGCGACATTGTGACGTCTTTTTACTGGTTCGGTCTGGAGTCTGCGGTCTATTCCAGCAGGGCGTGGTCTTTCGGAACGTATAGTGGGCAGCAGACCGATTACTATACAAAGAACAACAACAGCGGTCTGTATGTCTGGGCTGTGCGTTCCGGTGATGTTGCGCCAGTGCCGCTGCCGGCGGCGGTATGGTTGTTCGGAAGTGGCCTGCTGGGACTGTTGGCGGCAGGTCGCCGTGATAAGGTGG harbors:
- a CDS encoding FkbM family methyltransferase; the protein is MTESLFKLQIHHVGGRDGEIGEFPLNRHFLKDMVFHVYDSDESCLPQVESICRTRGMDVVLHPYVVDDREGAVDFSLNYCPCTSSLLPPASYKREQYSPLLLFGDYVYAETFKPVKNFRVSAVTLDSLARRRGFGIDFLSIDTQGTEDRVLSGAEQQLKKNVVAVLCEVEMHELYAGQALFGDLLSAMRRRGFHFMRFFMREARVNFYRAGIGFRGDGMMMAADALFFKDVDHLEDTAEHPAASLLKLAFVALSFGYVEYALDCLERVFGEEGSHPVGEGEVPEYVDFLARVWGLYRESAYIPLPSFAQLYTFEEALRRFEPDNPHPWTTFDRDRVLGDYFSKVDVGRFLESFPQLLEQQDTAFEELLRGHGMESVADLVKDKRVRQAHMIVESLGLGEKAADGYRLRISEALSRLGIQGG
- a CDS encoding helix-turn-helix domain-containing protein — its product is MPKKTDLRRLPHQKLTQFRRQAVARVQECVPIMDVVHSMGVSRTALFHWLALYRSGGWDALDAGKRDGREPKLDAKAIDLLYRTLTHDQPTR
- a CDS encoding DUF1566 domain-containing protein; translated protein: MAIPRSRGLLLAALAGLAFSSTANAVLLGRLPLTPGGTDYQAYYDTTLDITWLATANLAKTNTFGLPYNTDLGDHPADSYASSYPEIIYSSGGMTWGGALHWIDAMNADGGTGYLGYNDWRLPMMMDTGSIGCDNAYTGTDCGFNVQTGSADTAVYSELASLWYDTLGNTAMYDTQGTYLGCPGATYCLSNTGPFSDIVTSFYWFGLESAVYSSRAWSFGTYSGQQTDYYTKNNNSGLYVWAVRSGDVAPVPLPAAVWLFGSGLLGLLAAGRRDKVVRR
- a CDS encoding transposase, which produces MQRPVFLVVDGHPVHRSRAVRKFVEGTEGRLDLCFLPPYLPEVSPIDRVWSHAKNHRICKQAITDPEQLKRLVLSALRSLQRLTSVVRGFLHHPECRYIVADG